The Longimicrobiaceae bacterium DNA window CCCCGGGCGCGAGAGCGGCCGGCCCGGCGACCCGCACGTGCGGCACCTGGAGACGGAGCTGCAGCGCGCCCTGGGCACGCAGGTGCGGATCCGCGTGGGCGGCGGGCGGAGCGGCCGGATCGAGATCCCCTTCTACAACGCGGACGACTTCGACCGCGTCCTGGAGCTGCTGCTCGGCGCCGAAGCGGCGAGGGCCTGATTCTCCTCGCCAGCAGGTGAGAGTGCCGAGAGGCAAGCCCCGGGACGAGCGCCGCATGACCTTCATCGTGGTCCCCCACGGTGGAGGCGGGCTGAGCACGCGCTCATTCGAGATCTCCTACCGCAGGCTCCGCGTGGTGGCGCTCCTGGTGGCCGCCGCGGCGCTGGTCTGGGTGGTGACCATGGCCTCGTGGGTGCTGGTGGCGGCCGAGGCGGCGCAGGTGCCGGGGCTCCGGCGGGAGATCGCGGCGCTGCAGAAGGACCGCGCCCGGGTCCAGCAGCTCGCGGGGCTGCTGGCCCGAATGGAGCGCCAGAACGCGCAGATGCGGAGCCTGCTCGGCGCGGAGGCGCTGGAGGAGGCGCGCGCCCGGCGCGCGGCCGAGGAGGGGGGGGCGGACTCCCTCCCCCAGGCGCCCGTGGAGGCGACGGTCCCCGCCTCGTGGCCGCTGCAGGGCCGGGGGTTCGTGACGCGCGAGCACCTGGCGCGGGTGCGGGGCCGCCACCCGGGGATCGACATCGCCGTGCCGGAGGGGACGTACGTCCGCGCCTCGGGCGGGGGGACGGTGGCGGAGGTGGGCGAGGACAGCGTCTACGGGCGCTTCGTCCGGATCCGCCACAGCGGCGGCTACGAGACCATGTACGGGCACGCCTCGGAGATCCTCGTGGAGCGGGGCGCGCAGGTGGCGCAGGACCAGGTGATCGCCCTGAGCGGGAACACCGGCCTCTCCACCGCCCCGCACCTCCACTTCGAGGTGCGCAGGAACGGCGAGCCGGTGGATCCGCGCACGCTGGTTAAGGCTCCCAGGTGACGAGAGCATGTTCGGAAAGAAATCTTCGGAAAAGGGTGCCGTGGCACGCGAACGGGTGAGCGCCGCGCTGGGCGTGGCATCGGCGGATGGAGCGATCTCCATCATCGGGGCGGGGATGCGGATCGTCGGCGACCTGATCACGGACGGCACCGTCCGGGTGGAGGGCCGCGTCGAGGGGACGATCCGCGCCGGGAAGGCGGTGGTGCTCGGCAAGGGCGGCGAGGTGGTGGGCGACATCTTCACCCAGGACGCCGTGATCGGCGGCCGGGTGCAGGGGCGCGTCATCGCCGAGAGCCGCCTGGAGCTGCAGAGCACCTCCGAGATCACCGGCGAGATCACCGCCCGCACCTCGCACCTCCAGCTGGACGAGGGGGCGCGCTTCAACGGCCAGGTGCAGATGGTGGACGACGGGGCGCGGGCCCTCCCCGCCGCGGCGGAGTCGGCGCGCGAGTAGTCCACCGCGCTCCGGCGACTTCTCCACAGCCCGCGGAAACCGCGGAAGCGCCTGTGGCTGAACCGCTTGGGGGTTTTCCACAGGGCCGTCCACAGATTTTCCACGCGAGTTTTCCACGTGCGTGGATTTCCCG harbors:
- a CDS encoding M23 family metallopeptidase — translated: MTFIVVPHGGGGLSTRSFEISYRRLRVVALLVAAAALVWVVTMASWVLVAAEAAQVPGLRREIAALQKDRARVQQLAGLLARMERQNAQMRSLLGAEALEEARARRAAEEGGADSLPQAPVEATVPASWPLQGRGFVTREHLARVRGRHPGIDIAVPEGTYVRASGGGTVAEVGEDSVYGRFVRIRHSGGYETMYGHASEILVERGAQVAQDQVIALSGNTGLSTAPHLHFEVRRNGEPVDPRTLVKAPR
- a CDS encoding polymer-forming cytoskeletal protein, producing MARERVSAALGVASADGAISIIGAGMRIVGDLITDGTVRVEGRVEGTIRAGKAVVLGKGGEVVGDIFTQDAVIGGRVQGRVIAESRLELQSTSEITGEITARTSHLQLDEGARFNGQVQMVDDGARALPAAAESARE